A stretch of the Taeniopygia guttata chromosome 3, bTaeGut7.mat, whole genome shotgun sequence genome encodes the following:
- the MSH5 gene encoding mutS protein homolog 5 — protein sequence MSATSATSCALPPPLEPEQEEQESSETHMSVLWYAGQLAITYYDTEDCSVYFMPDIPDNEDLKLLQKVIGELNPQCIVTSAKQDQNIAKFLTNLTATSGDKDIGKPEIVLFPNIDFGLEVSKQRILSRQFPFIPSHMTATDKILYLSSIIPFESPLMIRALGGLLKFLDRRRVGVELEDSSIAVPILAFKKFVLSDTVNLDQDTYCVLQIFKSDIHPSVYKLSSGLKEGFSLFGILNRCRCKWGEKLLRLWLTRPTRNVTELNKRLDVINFFLLAQNHETVLTLQNCLKNIKNVPLILKRMTLSNTKVRDWQALYKTAYNAVCLRDTCRSLPNTIELFQTISRVFTDDLHYIANLISKVVDFEGSLSENRFTIRPNVDAAIDEKKRKLMGLPDFLTEVAQKELEALDNHIPACSVIYIPLIGFLLSIPRLPNMVDKTDFEIEGLDFMFLSEDKLHYRSARTKELDSLLGDLHSEIRDQEALIMHQLQTKILEKSEVLNSVIEYTAHLDVLLALAAMARENAYCRPRFTHRHGFHIKDGRHPLMELCAKTFVANPVDSGEATRRIKIITGPNSSGKSVYLKQVGLIVFMALIGSYVPATEAEIGVIDGIYTRIHSRESVSVGLSTFMIDLNQVAKAVNNATERSLVLIDEFGKGTNTLDGLSLLAAVLRYWIRQGTQCPQVFVSTNFHSLMQLELLPDTPLLEYLTMETHQDGEELIFFYQIKQGMSTISHAANIAALAGMPAKIIERGVEVSELIRNGKPIKRLDNPSKCDRMEKCKSVVEKFLCIDLDDPQVDLEEFMSKEVLPSAASVL from the coding sequence ATGAGTGCCACATCAGCCACAAGCTGTGCCTTGCCACCACCACTTGAGCCTGAGCAAGAGGAGCAAGAGAGCTCGGAGACACATATGTCTGTTCTGTGGTATGCAGGGCAGCTGGCAATTACTTACTATGATACAGAAGATTGCTCAGTCTACTTCATGCCTGACATACCTGATAATGAAGACCTCAAGCTACTGCAAAAAGTGATTGGGGAACTTAACCCTCAATGCATAGTGACCAGTGCAAAACAGGACCAGAATATTGCCAAATTCCTGACCAACCTTACAGCTACTTCTGGTGATAAAGACATaggaaaaccagaaattgtCCTGTTTCCCAACATAGATTTTGGTCTAGAAGTCAGCAAGCAACGGATCCTGTCTAGGCAATTTCCATTTATCCCATCCCATATGACTGCTACAGACAAAATTCTCTATTTGTCCTCAATCATCCCTTTTGAGAGTCCACTCATGATACGAGCCTTAGGGGGCCTCCTTAAGTTTCTAGACAGAAGAAGGGTTGGAGTTGAACTCGAAGACAGCAGTATAGCAGTTCCTATTTTGGCCTTTAAAAAATTTGTGCTGTCAGATACTGTGAATCTGGACCAAGACACTTACTGTGTCCTGCAGATATTTAAAAGTGATATCCATCCTTCTGTGTACAAGCTATCCAGTGGACTTAAAGAAGGATTTAGCTTATTTGGAATTTTAAACCGCTGCAGATGCAAATGGGGAGAAAAACTGCTGAGGTTGTGGCTCACACGACCTACCCGGAACGTTACAGAGCTGAACAAACGGCTGGATGTTATCAACTTCTTCCTGCTAGCTCAGAATCATGAAACAGTCCTCACTCTTCAAAACTGCCTcaagaatattaaaaatgtgcCTCTTATTTTAAAGAGAATGACTCTTTCCAACACAAAAGTTAGGGACTGGCAAGCACTGTATAAGACAGCATACAATGCAGTGTGCCTTAGAGACACATGTCGTTCTCTGCCTAACACTATTGAACTTTTTCAGACTATTTCACGTGTTTTCACTGATGATCTGCACTATATTGCTAACCTGATCAGCAAAGTGGTAGACTTTGAAGGCAGCCTCTCAGAGAACCGCTTCACTATTAGACCCAATGTAGATGCCGCAATTGATGAGAAGAAACGAAAGCTGATGGGACTCCCAGACTTCCTTACAGAAGTGGCACAAAAAGAACTGGAGGCTTTGGACAATCATATTCCCGCCTGTTCTGTGATCTACATTCCTTTGATCGGGTTCCTTCTCTCCATTCCACGCCTACCAAATATGGTGGATAAGACTGACTTTGAAATTGAAGGCTTGGACTTCATGTTCCTGTCAGAGGATAAGCTGCACTACAGAAGTGCCCGGACCAAGGAGTTAGACAGCCTGCTGGGTGACTTGCACAGTGAGATCAGAGACCAGGAAGCACTCatcatgcaccagctgcagacAAAGATCTTGGAGAAGTCTGAAGTACTTAACAGCGTGATTGAGTACACTGCACACCTGGATGTGCTGCTAGCCTTGGCAGCGATGGCCCGAGAGAATGCCTATTGTCGACCTCGCTTTACTCACCGCCATGGCTTCCACATCAAGGACGGAAGGCATCCACTCATGGAACTATGTGCAAAGACTTTCGTGGCCAATCCTGTGGACAGTGGTGAGGCTACCAGACGAATAAAGATCATCACAGGGCCCAACTCCTCTGGAAAGAGTGTTTACTTAAAGCAAGTAGGTCTTATAGTGTTCATGGCTCTAATCGGCAGTTATGTCCCTGCAACAGAGGCAGAGATTGGAGTAATTGATGGGATTTACACAAGAATCCACAGCAGGGAATCAGTTTCCGTAGGGCTCTCCACGTTCATGATTGATCTTAACCAGGTTGCCAAGGCTGTAAACAATGCCACAGAGAGGTCCCTGGTACTTATTGATGAGTTTGGTAAAGGCACCAACACACTGGATGGCCTGTCCCTTCTGGCTGCTGTCCTGAGGTACTGGATCAGACAAGGAACACAGTGTCCACAGGTCTTTGTCTCCACTAATTTTCACAGTTTAATGCAGCTAGAACTCCTGCCTGACACACCTCTTCTGGAGTACCTGACCATGGAGACCCATCAGGATGGAGAGGAATTGATATTTTTCTATCAGATCAAACAGGGCATGTCCACCATTAGTCATGCTGCCAATATCGCTGCATTAGCGGGAATGCCAGCGAAAATTATTGAAAGAGGAGTGGAAGTATCAGAACTGATTCGCAACGGAAAACCTATCAAACGTCTCGATAATCCTTCAAAATGTGATAGGATGGAAAAATGCAAGTCTGTTGTAGAAAAGTTTCTTTGCATAGACCTTGACGATCCCCAAGTGGACTTGGAAGAGTTCATGTCTAAAGAGGTGTTGCCTTCTGCAGCCTCAGTCCTGTAG